The Leclercia adecarboxylata region ACTCCCGGCGACAGCTGTTCCCTGATAAAGCCAGGGTTGTGGGCGAGATCGTGCTGGTGGGCAATATGCCCGCGACGGTGATCGGCGTGGCGGAGGAGAAGCAGTCAATGTTTGGCAGCAGCAAGATTTTGCGCGTCTGGCTGCCTTACACCACCATCTCCGGTCGCATTATGGGGCAGTCCTGGCTCAACTCGATCACCGTGCGGGTGAAAGATGGCTACGACAGCGCCCAGGCGGAGCAGCAGCTTGAGCGCCTGCTGTCCCTGCGCCACGGGAAGAAAGATTTCTTCACCTGGAACATGGACGGGCTCTTGAAAACGGCTGAAAAGACCACACGTACTTTACAGCTCTTTCTCACCCTGGTGGCCATCATCTCTTTGCTGGTAGGGGGAATTGGGGTGATGAACATTATGCTGGTGTCGGTAACGGAGCGTACCCGGGAAATCGGCATTCGCATGGCGGTGGGGGCCCGGGCCAGCGACGTACTGCAACAGTTTTTAATTGAGGCGGTGCTGGTCTGTCTGGTTGGCGGGGCGCTGGGGATTGCGCTCTCGTTGTTAATCGCCTTTACCCTGCAGCTGTTTTTACCCGGCTGGGAAATTGGTTTTTCACCGATGGCGCTGCTAACCGCCTTTCTTTGTTCTACCTTTACCGGGGTGCTGTTTGGCTGGCTACCGGCAAGAAACGCCGCGCGGCTGGATCCGGTGGATGCGTTAGCCCGGGAGTAAGTGCGTTGGCACACAAGAATTTGTAGGCCAGTGCAAGCGTAGCGCCGCCGGGCATCAGGCCGCACAACCGCACACAAATAAAAATGCCAGCGCATCGGGCTGGCATTTTGAGAGCGGGGTGTACACAATGAAACAGAGGGCTATGCCACCACTTCTGCTTCGATGGGCACAATAACGCTGGCATGATTGCCTTTTGGCCCAAGGTGTACATCGAACCGGACGGCCTGCCCGGCTTTCAGCGTTCTGTAACCATCCATCTGAATGGTGGAGTAATGCGCGAAGATGTCTTCGCCGCCGCCTTCAGGGCAGATAAAACCAAACCCTTTGGCGTTGTTGAACCACTTAACTGTACCCGTTTCCATGCTTCGACATCCTTCGTAAATCTTATTGAGTTAGATGTAATGAACCGGTGGTGAAGTGGGGGCTGTTCAAAACCTCGCCAACTCACGCTTGTACAATTTAGATAAACCAAAGGCAGCGTCAAGCGTTTGGCGGGGAAGAGAGAGGAAAAATGCGTCAAAATTTGAAGCAGTTAACGCTATTGCCAGGTATTGTGACAGACATCGCGGATGGTAATAATAGGTGTGAGTTATCTGACATCTGAGGTAGATTCAGGTTATGTATAGCCTCCCGTCAGCATCAGAAAGACGCGACCGGAGACCGTAAACGAAGATGACGGCTGATAATGGGTAAGACGAACGACTGGCTCGATTTTGACAAGCTGGCGGAAGATAAAGTGCGCGACGCGCTAAAACCGCCATCTATGTATAAAGTTATGTTAATGAACGATGATTACACGCCGATGGAATTTGTTATTGACGTGCTACAAAAGTTCTTTTCTTATGATGTAGAACGTGCAACGCAACTGATGCTTACGGTTCACTATCATGGCAAAGCCATCTGCGGTGTTTTTACTGCTGAAGTCGCCGAAACAAAGGTGGCAATGGTGAACCAGTATGCGAGGGAGAACGAGCATCCGTTGCTGTGTACGCTGGAAAAAGCCTGAATAAGGCAATGAAAATTGGGGGAGGTGCCTATGCTCAATCAAGAACTGGAACTCAGTTTAAACATGGCTTTCGCCAGAGCGCGTGAGCACCGACATGAGTTTATGACGGTCGAGCACCTGCTGCTTGCACTGCTCAGTAACCCATCCGCCCGCGAAGCACTTGAAGCCTGCTCCGTGGACCTGGTGGCGCTGCGTCAGGAACTTGAAGCCTTCATCGAACAGACCACACCTGTGCTGCCCGTCAGTGAAGAGGAGCGCGATACACAACCCACGCTCAGCTTCCAGCGTGTACTCCAGCGTGCGGTGTTTCACGTCCAGTCCTCCGGACGTAGCGAAGTTACCGGTGCAAACGTACTGGTTGCCATCTTCAGCGAGCAGGAGTCGCAAGCCGCCTACCTGCTGCGCAAACACGAAGTCAGCCGCCTTGATGTGGTGAACTTCATCTCTCACGGAACGCGAAAAGACGAGCCGAATCAGGCGTCGGATTCCAGCAATCAGGTCAACAGCGAAGAGCAAGCAGGCGGGGAGGAACGTATGGAAAACTTCACCACCAATCTTAACCAGCTTGCCCGCGTCGGCGGTATCGACCCGCTGATAGGCCGCGACAAAGAGCTGGAAAGGGCGATTCAGGTGCTTTGCCGCCGCCGCAAGAACAACCCGCTGCTGGTGGGGGAATCTGGCGTGGGTAAAACCGCCATCGCCGAAGGGCTCGCCTGGCGCATTGTGCAGGGCGACGTCCCGGAAGTGATCGCCGACTGCACCATCTATTCGCTGGATATCGGTTCCCTGCTGGCCGGCACTAAGTACCGCGGTGATTTTGAAAAACGTTTCAAAGCGCTGCTGAAACAGCTGGAGCAGGATACCAACAGCATTCTGTTTATCGACGAGATCCATACCATCATCGGTGCCGGTGCGGCTTCCGGTGGCCAGGTAGATGCCGCCAACCTGATTAAACCGCTGCTCTCCAGCGGCAAGATCCGCGTGATTGGCTCAACCACCTACCAGGAGTTCAGCAATATTTTCGAAAAAGATCGCGCCCTGGCGCGTCGCTTCCAGAAAATCGACATTACTGAACCGTCGGTTGAAGAAACGGTGCAGATCATCAACGGCCTGAAGCCGAAGTACGAAGCGCACCACGATGTGCGTTATACCGCGAAAGCGGTGCGTGCGGCGGTGGAGCTGGCGGTGAAATACATCAACGACCGTCATCTGCCGGATAAAGCGATCGACGTGATCGACGAAGCGGGCGCGCGTGCCCGTCTGATGCCGGTCAGCAAGCGTAAGAAAACGGTCAACGTGGCGGATATTGAATCCGTGGTGGCCCGCATCGCGCGTATCCCTGAGAAGAGCGTGTCTCAGAGCGACCGCGACACGCTGAAAAACCTCGGCGATCGCCTGAAAATGCTGGTCTTTGGTCAGGATAAAGCCATTGAGGCCTTAACCGAGGCCATCAAGATGGCCCGCGCCGGACTGGGGCATGAACATAAGCCTGTAGGTTCCTTCCTGTTCGCCGGTCCGACCGGGGTGGGGAAAACCGAGGTGACGGTGCAGCTCTCTAAAGCGCTGGGTATTGAGCTGCTGCGCTTTGATATGTCCGAGTATATGGAGCGTCACACCGTTAGCCGTCTGATCGGTGCGCCTCCGGGCTATGTGGGCTTTGACCAGGGCGGCCTGCTCACCGATGCGGTGATCAAGCATCCGCATGCGGTTCTGCTGCTCGATGAGATCGAGAAAGCGCACCCTGACGTCTTTAACCTGCTGCTGCAGGTGATGGACAACGGCACGCTGACCGACAACAACGGGCGCAAGGCGGACTTCCGTAACGTGGTGATGGTGATGACCACCAACGCCGGTGTGCGTGAGACCGAGCGTAAGTCCATCGGCCTGATCCACCAGGATAACAGCACCGATGCGATGGAAGAGATCAAGAAGGTCTTTACGCCGGAGTTTCGTAACCGTCTGGATAACATTATCTGGTTCGATCATCTGTCTACCGAGGTGATCCATCAGGTGGTGGATAAGTTCATCGTCGAGCTGCAGGTTCAGCTGGATCAGAAAGGGGTCTCCCTGGAAGTGAGTCAGGAAGCCCGCAACTGGCTGGCGGAGAAAGGCTACGATCGTGCGATGGGTGCCCGTCCGATGGCGCGTGTGATTCAGGACAACCTGAAGAAACCGTTGGCTAACGAGCTGCTGTTTGGAACGCTTGTGGACGGCGGGCAGGTGACGGTGGCCCTGGATCAGGCGAAGAACGAGCTGACGTATGATTTCCAGAGTGCGGCGAAGCATAAGCCGGAAGCGGCTCACTAACGCTGTTATGTGATGATAAAAACCGGGTGAAAGCCCGGTTTTTTTTATGTTTGAGTTTGGGCGGGCGTTGTAGGCCCGTGCAAGCGCAGCGCCGCCGGGCAATGCACGGTGGTGACATGTGGCAGCTGTGGTGGTTCCGTTCACCATACTTTCCTTGCTTCTCTGTCAATCACGTCACCCGTGAACGTGCCAGGGGGGCTCGCCTGCACTGAACCCCGGATCCTGGACACCAGATTCCAAATCTGGAGGTTCAGAACGATGAAACATCCTTTCCATATCAGACTTGCGGCTGTAGAGCATTACATGGCCGGAAAGTCGGGCATTAAAGAAACAGCCCGCCTGTTCAGTGTCGGCAA contains the following coding sequences:
- the cspD gene encoding cold shock-like protein CspD, yielding METGTVKWFNNAKGFGFICPEGGGEDIFAHYSTIQMDGYRTLKAGQAVRFDVHLGPKGNHASVIVPIEAEVVA
- the clpS gene encoding ATP-dependent Clp protease adapter ClpS — translated: MGKTNDWLDFDKLAEDKVRDALKPPSMYKVMLMNDDYTPMEFVIDVLQKFFSYDVERATQLMLTVHYHGKAICGVFTAEVAETKVAMVNQYARENEHPLLCTLEKA
- the clpA gene encoding ATP-dependent Clp protease ATP-binding subunit ClpA; its protein translation is MLNQELELSLNMAFARAREHRHEFMTVEHLLLALLSNPSAREALEACSVDLVALRQELEAFIEQTTPVLPVSEEERDTQPTLSFQRVLQRAVFHVQSSGRSEVTGANVLVAIFSEQESQAAYLLRKHEVSRLDVVNFISHGTRKDEPNQASDSSNQVNSEEQAGGEERMENFTTNLNQLARVGGIDPLIGRDKELERAIQVLCRRRKNNPLLVGESGVGKTAIAEGLAWRIVQGDVPEVIADCTIYSLDIGSLLAGTKYRGDFEKRFKALLKQLEQDTNSILFIDEIHTIIGAGAASGGQVDAANLIKPLLSSGKIRVIGSTTYQEFSNIFEKDRALARRFQKIDITEPSVEETVQIINGLKPKYEAHHDVRYTAKAVRAAVELAVKYINDRHLPDKAIDVIDEAGARARLMPVSKRKKTVNVADIESVVARIARIPEKSVSQSDRDTLKNLGDRLKMLVFGQDKAIEALTEAIKMARAGLGHEHKPVGSFLFAGPTGVGKTEVTVQLSKALGIELLRFDMSEYMERHTVSRLIGAPPGYVGFDQGGLLTDAVIKHPHAVLLLDEIEKAHPDVFNLLLQVMDNGTLTDNNGRKADFRNVVMVMTTNAGVRETERKSIGLIHQDNSTDAMEEIKKVFTPEFRNRLDNIIWFDHLSTEVIHQVVDKFIVELQVQLDQKGVSLEVSQEARNWLAEKGYDRAMGARPMARVIQDNLKKPLANELLFGTLVDGGQVTVALDQAKNELTYDFQSAAKHKPEAAH